In one window of Gammaproteobacteria bacterium DNA:
- a CDS encoding glycosyltransferase, giving the protein MSPMPSVSVVVPTFNREHLINRALQSVVSQTHASLDLIVVDDGSTDDTCERVHTDYPHATLLSQSNQGVSAARNRGITAARGDWIAFLDSDDSWCESKIEQQLQALAKEPRSRICHTDEIWIRNGVRVNPMNKHLKSGGNIFEQCLPRCVISPSAVLLHRSVFEDFGSFDEELPACEDYDLWLRLCAKLPVTYLPEKLVVKYGGHDDQLSTKYWGMDRFRIASLEKLICSGTLTSVQIQSATNEMLTKLDVYLQGARRRDHRDEIQAYERKRNWARHCLEESGKYADSRFDTKEVAG; this is encoded by the coding sequence ATGAGCCCGATGCCTTCTGTTTCGGTCGTAGTGCCGACATTCAACCGTGAACACCTGATCAATCGGGCACTGCAGTCTGTGGTGTCTCAGACCCATGCATCGCTTGACCTGATCGTCGTTGACGATGGCTCCACCGATGACACTTGTGAACGGGTACACACTGACTATCCTCACGCTACCCTGTTAAGTCAGTCGAATCAGGGTGTGAGTGCTGCAAGAAACCGGGGTATCACAGCAGCTCGGGGAGACTGGATTGCTTTTTTGGATTCTGACGATTCCTGGTGTGAATCCAAGATCGAACAGCAGTTACAGGCCCTCGCGAAAGAGCCCCGGTCCCGAATCTGTCATACCGACGAGATCTGGATTCGCAACGGCGTACGGGTTAATCCGATGAACAAGCATCTCAAGAGCGGTGGCAATATTTTCGAACAGTGTCTGCCTCGCTGCGTCATCTCCCCATCGGCGGTGTTACTTCACCGCAGTGTGTTCGAGGACTTTGGCAGTTTCGACGAAGAGTTGCCCGCTTGTGAGGACTATGATCTGTGGCTTCGTCTTTGTGCCAAACTCCCGGTCACCTATTTGCCGGAGAAACTGGTCGTGAAGTACGGTGGGCACGACGACCAGTTGTCGACGAAATACTGGGGCATGGACCGATTCCGCATTGCCTCACTTGAAAAGCTGATTTGCTCAGGGACGTTGACAAGTGTGCAGATCCAATCAGCCACCAACGAGATGCTAACAAAGCTGGATGTCTATTTGCAGGGCGCCAGGCGTCGTGACCACCGCGATGAAATTCAGGCGTACGAGCGCAAGCGGAATTGGGCGCGTCATTGTCTAGAAGAATCAGGAAAATACGCTGACAGCCGATTCGATACCAAGGAAGTGGCCGGATG
- a CDS encoding MFS transporter, whose product MSAGLSYVRALPAWLQPRLPFFYGWVVLACVCCAGFARQGSAVATLSIFIEPMTGEFGWSRTSLSAAVSLGGVLAAIASPLLGPILDRRGARVMLCVAVLVTGVCAVLLSLTQSLIVFILLFCIARMSFASPFELGIYGAVNNWFVRKRGIATSIATFMQMMGLMAMPLIAQLTINTHGWRSGWIAIGITVLIVGFIPVWLLVVRRPEDMGIVPDGTDQTGKEIAQDSQDSPSEPAFTRAQAVRTGTFWLLSLYTLLVYPVQAGVSLHQVPHLIERGIDPTIAATIIGAFSLLSAISGLAFGAFIRRLGVRLSLMVTALFLALSAVVMIWITQSWHGYAAAALFGMGIGGMLTVLPLAWADYFGRASYGAIRGTALAVQVGAQAAGPLISGILRDYTGDYVWSLWVFVMFSVIAILTAVLIRVPPPPAR is encoded by the coding sequence ATGTCGGCAGGTTTGAGTTACGTTCGAGCTCTTCCAGCCTGGTTGCAACCCCGGCTGCCGTTTTTTTATGGCTGGGTGGTGCTGGCCTGTGTGTGTTGTGCAGGGTTTGCCCGGCAGGGTTCTGCGGTGGCGACCCTCTCGATCTTTATCGAGCCGATGACTGGCGAGTTCGGCTGGTCCCGAACGTCCCTGTCGGCTGCGGTGTCTCTGGGCGGTGTACTGGCGGCGATAGCATCACCGTTACTGGGACCAATACTGGATCGGCGCGGTGCTCGGGTCATGCTCTGCGTGGCAGTATTAGTAACCGGAGTGTGTGCGGTATTGTTGTCCCTGACGCAGTCACTGATCGTATTTATCCTGCTTTTCTGCATTGCCCGGATGAGTTTTGCGAGTCCATTTGAACTCGGAATTTACGGTGCAGTCAACAACTGGTTTGTTCGAAAACGCGGCATTGCGACATCCATTGCCACGTTTATGCAAATGATGGGCCTGATGGCAATGCCGCTGATTGCCCAACTGACTATCAATACGCATGGATGGCGTTCAGGATGGATCGCAATTGGTATAACGGTTCTGATTGTTGGGTTCATCCCGGTGTGGCTGCTGGTCGTTCGGCGACCTGAAGATATGGGTATCGTGCCCGACGGTACCGATCAAACCGGTAAAGAGATTGCACAGGATTCTCAAGATAGCCCAAGTGAACCGGCATTTACTCGGGCTCAGGCAGTACGCACCGGGACATTCTGGTTGCTGTCGCTCTACACGCTGCTGGTGTATCCAGTACAGGCAGGTGTTTCACTTCACCAGGTACCCCACCTGATTGAACGGGGGATAGACCCCACCATCGCAGCGACGATTATCGGAGCGTTTTCTTTGCTTTCCGCCATATCCGGTCTTGCCTTTGGTGCATTCATCCGGCGCCTGGGCGTACGCTTATCGTTAATGGTAACGGCATTGTTTCTGGCACTGAGTGCAGTGGTTATGATCTGGATTACGCAGTCCTGGCACGGTTACGCTGCCGCCGCACTGTTCGGTATGGGTATCGGTGGCATGCTGACTGTGTTGCCTCTGGCCTGGGCAGATTATTTTGGGCGGGCGAGCTATGGCGCTATTCGCGGCACTGCGCTGGCGGTTCAGGTGGGCGCACAGGCAGCCGGCCCGCTGATTTCCGGTATCCTGCGCGACTATACTGGCGACTATGTATGGTCGTTGTGGGTGTTTGTTATGTTTTCGGTAATTGCAATACTCACAGCCGTATTGATACGTGTGCCACCTCCACCTGCACGCTAG
- a CDS encoding DMT family transporter: MTKGLLWIALAGILFVVFTALVRYVGNELHPIQAAFTRYLFGLLVLLPLVLRRRAALFRTRHLRLHGFRGFIHAIAVMLWFFAASRLPIAEVTALSFIAPIFVVIGAVAFLRERLTRPRIIAVALGLVGVLIILRPGVAVVQWGALAMLAAAPLFAASKVLTKFLVRDDSSGTLVVYLSIYATLTMLAPALWVWQSPSQSDLVFLAGTAIFATTSHLCIARGLALVDVTVSQPIDFLQLVWSTMIGLIFFAESPVIWVWVGAGVVVFSATYMARLEARSVQQL; the protein is encoded by the coding sequence ATGACCAAAGGACTGCTCTGGATTGCACTCGCCGGCATCCTGTTCGTTGTGTTCACGGCTCTTGTACGGTACGTCGGTAATGAATTGCATCCCATTCAGGCGGCGTTTACCCGATATTTGTTCGGGTTACTGGTCCTACTGCCGCTGGTGCTACGCAGGCGTGCGGCACTGTTTCGTACCCGCCATTTGCGCCTCCACGGGTTTCGTGGCTTTATTCATGCAATTGCGGTCATGTTGTGGTTTTTTGCAGCAAGCCGGTTGCCCATTGCGGAAGTGACCGCGCTGAGTTTTATAGCCCCGATTTTTGTCGTCATTGGGGCTGTGGCTTTTTTACGAGAACGATTGACACGCCCCCGGATAATTGCAGTTGCCTTGGGTCTGGTGGGTGTGCTGATCATTTTACGCCCCGGAGTGGCGGTTGTGCAGTGGGGTGCGTTGGCAATGCTGGCGGCGGCGCCATTATTTGCCGCATCCAAAGTATTGACCAAGTTTCTGGTACGCGACGACTCAAGCGGGACCCTGGTCGTGTATCTCTCGATTTATGCGACGCTGACCATGCTGGCCCCGGCGCTGTGGGTCTGGCAATCACCCAGTCAATCCGATCTCGTCTTTCTGGCCGGTACGGCGATCTTTGCGACAACGAGTCATTTATGTATCGCTCGTGGCCTGGCGCTGGTGGACGTGACCGTGTCTCAGCCGATCGATTTTCTGCAGTTGGTGTGGTCGACAATGATCGGGCTGATTTTTTTCGCGGAGTCACCCGTGATTTGGGTCTGGGTCGGCGCTGGTGTTGTGGTCTTCAGTGCGACCTACATGGCCCGGCTTGAAGCCAGGTCTGTTCAACAGCTTTAG
- a CDS encoding xanthine dehydrogenase family protein subunit M, whose translation MKYQTPSTTKEAAVLITRERGKAFVLAGGTDLMVRMKSGLTEPDLVVDIKHIPAMQSIKKSATGFRIGAAVSAAEMGENAALKKAWPGVVESANLIGSDQIQNRCTVAGNLCNASPAADAVPALIAAGAKANVVGPQRRRTVLVEKVITGPGTTSLAKGEVVEAITLPKRPPKSGDAYLRFIPRSEMDIAVVGVGVSLTLGNNSVIKSARVALGAVAPTPLLVPAAARAIVGTTLNKAALDKLAEACSSACNPIDDKRGTVEFRTEVAGVLAQRAAKIAYNRAGGK comes from the coding sequence ATGAAATACCAAACTCCCAGCACAACCAAAGAAGCCGCTGTGCTCATCACGCGTGAACGGGGCAAAGCATTTGTACTCGCCGGCGGGACTGATCTGATGGTTCGAATGAAAAGCGGATTGACCGAGCCCGACCTGGTGGTTGACATCAAACATATTCCAGCCATGCAGTCGATCAAGAAATCCGCAACCGGTTTCCGGATTGGCGCCGCCGTCTCTGCTGCTGAAATGGGCGAAAACGCAGCGCTAAAGAAGGCTTGGCCCGGCGTCGTGGAATCTGCAAACTTGATCGGGTCAGATCAAATTCAGAACCGTTGTACCGTTGCCGGCAACCTGTGCAATGCGTCCCCTGCAGCAGATGCTGTACCAGCCTTGATTGCGGCAGGCGCAAAGGCCAATGTCGTGGGTCCACAACGCCGACGAACCGTCTTAGTCGAAAAGGTGATCACCGGGCCGGGTACAACATCACTGGCCAAAGGTGAGGTGGTTGAAGCAATCACACTACCCAAACGACCGCCCAAGTCGGGTGATGCGTACCTGCGCTTTATACCGCGATCGGAGATGGACATCGCGGTAGTGGGTGTGGGTGTCAGCCTGACGCTGGGCAACAACTCGGTCATTAAAAGCGCACGAGTCGCACTGGGTGCAGTCGCACCCACCCCATTGCTGGTGCCCGCAGCAGCTAGGGCTATCGTCGGTACGACACTGAACAAAGCTGCACTCGATAAACTCGCAGAAGCTTGTTCCTCCGCTTGCAACCCGATTGATGACAAACGCGGCACTGTCGAATTCAGAACCGAAGTCGCGGGCGTTCTCGCCCAACGTGCGGCTAAAATTGCTTACAACCGCGCGGGGGGTAAATGA
- a CDS encoding (2Fe-2S)-binding protein has product MAGTLVSTMINGDQTEFVCQASETLLEVLRNRLGLTGSKEGCGTGDCGACSVTLDGRLVCSCLVLGVEAQGRKVNTIEGLADGDNLHPLQSNFIKHAALQCGICTPGFLIASKALLDRNPNPTDEEIRFALAGNLCRCTGYDKIVRAVKATAKDLRKK; this is encoded by the coding sequence ATGGCAGGAACACTTGTATCGACTATGATCAATGGCGATCAGACCGAGTTTGTCTGCCAGGCGAGTGAAACGCTGCTGGAAGTGCTGCGCAACCGACTCGGGCTGACCGGCTCTAAAGAAGGTTGTGGCACCGGTGACTGCGGTGCCTGCAGTGTTACGCTAGACGGCCGTTTGGTCTGTTCCTGCCTCGTGTTGGGTGTCGAGGCCCAGGGCCGAAAAGTGAACACCATAGAGGGTCTGGCAGACGGCGATAATTTGCACCCATTGCAATCCAACTTTATCAAACATGCAGCGCTGCAGTGCGGTATCTGCACACCTGGGTTTTTGATAGCCAGCAAGGCTCTGCTGGACCGAAATCCGAATCCGACCGATGAGGAAATTCGATTTGCCTTGGCGGGGAATCTCTGCCGCTGCACGGGCTACGATAAGATCGTACGCGCTGTTAAGGCCACGGCAAAAGATCTCAGGAAAAAATAA